A section of the Candidatus Poribacteria bacterium genome encodes:
- a CDS encoding tyrosine--tRNA ligase yields the protein MQAELSIDEQVALIRRGTAEIISESELAQKLEAARTEKRPLRIKLGLDPTAPDIHLGIAVVLRKLRQFQDLGHEVILIIGDFTATIGDPSGKSKTRPQLTAEEVKHNAKTYADQYCMILDEDKTRVVFNSEWLDEMSFADVIRLSAQTTVARILERDDFTNRLHDGASIGMHELLYPICQGYDSVVLEADVEMGGTDQKFNILMGRDLQRAYDQEPQVTLLMPLLVGLDGAEKMSKSLGNYVGIYEPPSEMYAKLMSISDELMSTYFELATDVPLDEIREFEEQLAGGTVHPKTVKQRLAREIVTIYHNADAAQAAEAEFDRVHRDRQLPDDLPEVAIPASSLTDGKIWIAHLMQQAGFAKSSSEARRLVQQGGVRLDGDRITDPRLEVSLQGEAILQVGKRRFAKVKI from the coding sequence GTGCAGGCAGAATTGAGCATCGACGAACAGGTGGCACTCATACGCAGGGGGACGGCAGAGATTATCTCTGAGTCAGAACTCGCTCAAAAATTGGAAGCCGCCAGAACAGAGAAACGACCCCTGCGGATCAAACTTGGATTGGATCCGACAGCACCGGATATCCACCTCGGCATTGCAGTTGTCTTACGCAAACTGCGCCAGTTTCAGGATCTTGGACACGAAGTTATCCTTATCATCGGCGACTTTACGGCGACAATCGGAGATCCGAGCGGCAAATCGAAGACACGACCACAGCTGACAGCGGAAGAGGTCAAACATAACGCGAAGACCTATGCAGACCAGTATTGTATGATTCTGGACGAAGACAAAACCCGCGTCGTTTTCAACAGTGAATGGCTTGATGAGATGTCTTTTGCGGATGTCATTAGACTGAGCGCCCAAACAACGGTGGCGCGAATATTGGAGCGCGATGACTTTACGAATCGGCTTCATGACGGTGCTTCGATCGGGATGCATGAACTCCTTTACCCGATTTGTCAGGGCTACGATTCTGTCGTCTTGGAAGCAGATGTAGAGATGGGCGGGACAGACCAGAAGTTCAATATCCTGATGGGACGTGACCTCCAACGCGCTTATGACCAAGAACCCCAAGTAACCCTGCTAATGCCCCTACTCGTTGGTCTTGATGGGGCTGAAAAAATGAGCAAATCGTTGGGGAACTACGTCGGGATCTACGAACCTCCCTCCGAAATGTACGCCAAGTTGATGTCCATCTCCGATGAGTTGATGTCTACCTACTTTGAGTTGGCAACGGATGTGCCGCTCGATGAGATTCGTGAGTTTGAGGAGCAATTGGCGGGCGGCACTGTTCACCCGAAGACAGTCAAGCAACGGCTTGCCCGCGAGATTGTGACAATCTACCACAACGCTGATGCAGCACAGGCAGCCGAAGCGGAGTTTGACAGGGTACACCGCGATCGACAGCTTCCCGATGATCTACCCGAAGTTGCTATTCCGGCGTCCTCGCTCACTGACGGCAAGATCTGGATCGCCCATCTAATGCAGCAAGCCGGTTTTGCCAAGAGTTCCAGCGAGGCGAGACGATTGGTGCAGCAAGGTGGAGTTCGCCTTGATGGTGACAGAATCACGGATCCTAGACTGGAAGTCTCGTTGCAGGGGGAAGCCATCTTGCAGGTCGGAAAGCGACGGTTTGCGAAGGTTAAAATATGA
- a CDS encoding Rpn family recombination-promoting nuclease/putative transposase, with protein MAEETEILNFFDIRIEHFPDRSARWLFQDKENVRGLVEIVSQLSQINRSFIPDNLREQESDLVFSVPLQSESEADELLIYILIEHQSTVDSTMGFRVLFYMTQIWDSQRREWESDNVPKSQWRFRSILPILFYTGERRWHTPLTLNAIMDIPDMFSRFVPTFDILFLSVKETDESDLTKFDHPLGWLLTVLQKEHANKEAIRTALIEAMSHINTLGEEQAQQRRRAISYLLLLILHRRPADEHAELSTLVDQQIEQPSDREEVGIMAQTMAEHLIEQGETRAKQEALLKLIRFQFESVPESVTNEITLIQSLARLDSLFERVLNAQTLDEIDWQNRDG; from the coding sequence ATGGCTGAAGAAACAGAAATACTCAATTTTTTCGATATCCGAATTGAACATTTTCCCGACCGGAGTGCCCGATGGTTGTTCCAAGACAAAGAAAACGTCCGCGGATTGGTGGAAATCGTCAGCCAACTTTCACAGATTAACAGGAGTTTTATTCCCGACAACCTTCGAGAACAGGAGTCCGACCTCGTATTTAGCGTTCCATTGCAGAGCGAGTCGGAAGCGGACGAGCTGCTCATCTATATCCTTATTGAACACCAATCCACGGTTGATTCAACAATGGGATTTCGAGTGCTGTTCTACATGACTCAGATTTGGGATTCCCAACGCCGGGAATGGGAATCGGACAATGTCCCCAAAAGCCAGTGGCGTTTTCGTTCGATTCTCCCGATTCTGTTTTACACCGGCGAACGGCGATGGCACACCCCGCTGACCCTCAATGCAATAATGGACATCCCCGATATGTTTTCGCGGTTTGTCCCGACGTTTGATATACTATTTCTAAGTGTCAAGGAGACCGATGAATCGGACTTAACGAAATTTGACCATCCCCTCGGCTGGTTGCTAACTGTCTTGCAAAAAGAACATGCGAACAAGGAAGCGATAAGGACTGCGCTAATCGAAGCGATGTCACACATCAACACTCTTGGTGAAGAACAAGCGCAGCAGCGGCGACGGGCGATATCCTATCTACTATTGTTGATTTTGCATCGTCGTCCGGCTGATGAACACGCAGAATTGAGTACACTTGTTGACCAACAAATCGAACAGCCATCAGACAGGGAGGAGGTAGGAATCATGGCGCAGACAATGGCTGAACATCTCATTGAACAAGGTGAGACACGAGCGAAACAGGAGGCACTCCTCAAGCTGATACGTTTCCAATTTGAGTCCGTTCCTGAATCTGTTACCAATGAGATTACCTTGATACAGAGTCTTGCCCGTTTGGACTCGCTTTTTGAGAGAGTGCTGAACGCACAGACCCTTGATGAAATTGATTGGCAAAACCGTGATGGCTAA
- a CDS encoding ABC transporter ATP-binding protein, with translation MIHVQELCKSFQQKPILTDLNFHLETGDRLALLGPNGSGKTLLIKIIATLIKPTSGSIEIAGYDATKDLRDVRPLIGYIPETFEGYPTLSIQEYLEFFAAAYKIEKRQRATGIQDVLDLMDLAMLRDEKIEHLSLGQKQRLCLAKTFLHDPLVWLIDAPVALLDPQGQAEMGALIQELGAMGKTVILATNSLTEVITPCNRVGILSEGHLAFYGEMRDISER, from the coding sequence GTGATTCACGTCCAAGAACTGTGTAAATCTTTTCAGCAGAAACCGATTCTCACTGATCTGAATTTTCATTTGGAAACTGGGGATCGTTTGGCACTGTTGGGTCCAAACGGTTCAGGCAAGACACTGCTCATAAAGATTATAGCAACGCTGATTAAGCCGACCTCCGGTTCTATAGAGATTGCTGGATATGATGCGACGAAGGATCTCCGTGATGTCCGCCCACTCATCGGCTATATTCCCGAAACCTTTGAGGGATATCCTACCCTCTCTATTCAGGAATATCTTGAGTTTTTTGCTGCCGCATACAAAATAGAAAAGAGACAGCGTGCGACGGGTATCCAAGATGTTCTGGATCTGATGGATCTGGCGATGCTGCGAGACGAAAAGATCGAACACCTATCACTCGGTCAGAAACAACGTCTATGTTTAGCTAAGACCTTCTTGCACGATCCGTTGGTGTGGTTGATTGACGCACCCGTAGCGCTCTTAGATCCACAGGGGCAAGCTGAAATGGGAGCATTAATCCAAGAACTGGGCGCGATGGGAAAAACGGTGATTCTGGCGACAAACAGTCTGACCGAGGTGATCACCCCGTGCAACCGTGTCGGCATCTTGAGCGAGGGGCACTTGGCATTTTACGGAGAGATGCGCGACATCTCCGAGCGGTAA